From the genome of Fundidesulfovibrio putealis DSM 16056:
GCTCTACCTTGCCATGCGCGGGTTCAAGATAAAGCCCAGGAAAAAGGATTCGGCAAAAAAGGATTCGCCCGGACGCGCTGTGCCGGGTGACCGGCAGTGCCCCGGATCCTAGTCGATGGTCTCGGGGATTGATCGCGCGTTTGGCGAATCCTGAGGGGCGCTCATTCGCCCGCTATGGGCATGCCGGTTAACGATCAACACCCTCCGTTTCGGTGGACAGGCCTGCCGAAGACCGCCTTCGGCATTGATTCCCTCATACTCGCACCCTGTTCCGCTGCAAGAAAAAAAACACAAGATCATTCCGCAGGTTAGCAGTCAGCATCCAAGAAATGCTGTGATTGTGACGATTTGAATGCTGAAAAAAGTTTCAGTATTCCCGGTCTGGCCGCCTTTCGCCGCTAAATCGCCATAAAAGCGCGTGATTTCGGCGCGCTTGCCCTTGACCTGCGCCGCAGGTACTATGCCCCCATGGACTATTCCCGCGTCACGCTGGATGACGGCGTCAGCTTGTCCGTTTACGAGAGCGGCAAGCGGGGCATCCCGCTTCTCTTCATTCACGGATGCAGCTGCGACCACACCTTCCTGGCCCCCCAGATAGAGCACTTCGAGGAGCAGCGCCGGGTGTTCGCCCTGGACCTGCGCGGCCACGGGGCCAGCGACAAGCCCGAGGGCGATTATACTTTCGCGCGGCTGGCGGATGACCTCGCTGAGGTCGCGCAGAAGCGCGACTGGCCGCCCGTTGTGGCAGTGGGGCACAGCATGGGCGGCATGGTGGCCCTGGAACTGGCCATGCGCCATCCCGGACTGGTGGCGGCGGTCGCCTGCCTGGACTCCACCGTGCTCACTCCTCCGGGGAGGCCCACCCGCATGCATTCGCTGTTGGAGGGGCTGCGCTCGTCTGCCTGGGAAGGGTACTTCCGGCGATATTTCGAGTCGTCCTTCGAACCCGAGGATGATCCGGAGCGCAAGCAGGCCATACTGGTTCGCATGCTGGCCACCCCGCAGCACGTGGTGGTCAGCATCTTCGAGCAGTGGCGGCTGGCCGACGGCGCGGCGGCGGCCCGGGCCTGCCGCGTGCCGTTTTTGTACGTGGCCTCGTCACGTCCCCGCATGGACGTGGCCCAGCTGCGCGAACTCTGCCCGCAACTGGTGGCGGCGCAGGTGGCGGGCTCGGGCCATTTCCTGACCCTGGAGGTCCCGGATCAGGTCAACGCCATGCTGGAGCGGTTTCTGGGGATAAGCGGTCTATAAGACGTGGGGCTTGCGCCGGATCTCGTCCATGATGCGGGTGAAGACCTGCTCCAGGTTCAGCTTTGACGTGTCGATGATGATGGCGTCCGGGGCTGGGGCCAGGGGAGCTATGGCGCGGTTTCGGTCCAGGTCGTCGCGCTGGCGGATGGACTGCTCGATGGTGTCCAGGTCGGCGCTCTGGCCCATGGCCCGCAGCTGATCCGCCCGGCGCTGCGCCCGCACGCGGGGGTCGGCGTCCAGGAAGAACTTGTGGCGCGCCTTCGGGAACACCACGCTGCCCATGTCGCGCCCTTCGGCCACCAGGGATGTCCGGACGCTTATGGCCCGCTGCGCCGCCTTCTGGTATTCGCGGATTTCACTCCTGGAGGCCACCCGGGAGGCCCACATCCCCACCTGCTCCGTGCGCACCTCGTCGCCCACGGGCATCCCGTCGCAGAAGAGGACAGAATCCTCGCCCACGCCTTCCAGGCCGAAGGTCATGGCCGCCAGTTTCCGGGCCAGTTGGGGGCCGGGCACGTCCCAGGCCCCTTCGCCGAGTTTCAGGGCTGTGACCCTGAACATGGCGCCCGTGTCCAGATAGGCTATCCCCAGGGCCTGGGCCACTTTCCTGGCTAGGCTGGTCTTGCCGACCCCGGCTGGTCCGTCCAGGGTGACGATGAAATGATCATGCACCGGATGCACCTGCTTCACCCGGAGCCAACGCCTCCTCGAAGGCCTTGATGAAGGCCTTGTTCTCCGGTTCGCTGCCGATGCTCACGCGAAGCGAGTCGGGCAGGCCGTAGCTGGCCAGGGGACGTATGATCACGCCTTTGGACAGCAACGCCTCGAACACGGCCTTGGCGGGCGCGGGCGGGGTGAACAGCAGGAAGTTGGCCTGGGAGGGCGCCACAACGCAGCCCAGGCGGGTCAGCTCGCTGGTCAGCCAGTCGCGGCCTACGCGCACGGTCTCCAGGGTGGCCTGCCGGAAGTGCAGGTCCTCCAGGGCGGCGATGCCTGCTGCCTCGGCCAGCAGGTTCACGCTGAAGGGCAGGCGAACGCGCAGGAGCAGGTCGGCCAGCCACTCGGGCATGACTCCGAAACCCAGACGCAGCCCGGCCAGCCCGTAGAGCTTGGAGAAGGTGCGCAGCACCACCACGTTGGGCAGGCTCCCCAGGCGGCTCATCACCGAGTACTCCTCTTCGGGCTGCGCGAACTCCACATAGGCCTCGTCCACCACCAGCAGGGCGCGCGGCGGCAGGGCCTTGGCCAGATAGGTCAGCTCGGCGGCGCGCACCGCATGCCCGGAGGGATTGTCCGGGTTGGTGACGAACACCAGGGCGGTGTTGTCGTCGCACAGGTCCAGGAGGGCCTGGAAGGGGAAGCTGAAGTCCGGGCCCAGGCGGGTCTGGCGCAGCTCCACGCCGCAGAGCTTGGCCTGGAGGCGGTAGATGCTGAAGCACGGGTCGAAGGCCACCACGTTGTCCAGGCCGGGCCTGGCCTTGACGCGCAGGAGCAGGTCGATGATCTCGTCCGAGCCGTTGCCCGGCACCACGCACGATGCAGGCACGCCGTGGTGGGCGGCGATGGCCGCCACAAGCTTGGGGTTGCCCGACTGCGGGTAGCGGAAGGCCGTCTCGGCGCGGCGCGCCAGGACGCGCTGGACCAGCGGCGAGGCTCCCAGGGGGTTCTCGTTGCTGGCCAGCTTGATGACGCCCGGAAGCTTGAAGCGCTCCTTGATCTCATCGATGGAAAGGCCGGGAGAATAGGGCGTGAACTCCAGAATCTCCGGCCTCAAGGTGTCTTTGGGAGTCTTTGGGGGAGTCATCGGGGTATCCGTTGGGGAATGCATCGGTCCTTAATCCTTGTCGTCTGAACTGGGCTCGGGGCGGATGGTGAGCACCGGGCAGGTGGAGCTCTTGACCACCTTTTCGGCCACGGAGCCGAACAGGATGCGGTCTATGCCGGTGCGCCCGTGGGTGCCCATGATGATGAGGTCCGCGTTTTCGTCCTCGGCCATGTTGAGGATTTCCTCGGCGGGATAGCCCACCAGGACCTTGCCCTCAGCGTCGGCGCCTGCGAAGTGGGTCTCCAGGTAGGTCTGCATGCTGGTGTCCGCGCCCGCCACGATCTCGCCCACGAAGGACTCGATGGAGCTCGGCGGCACGTGGAAGCCTACGTACTGCGAGAGCGACGGGGCCACGTACACGCACAGGAGCTTGGCTCCGGTGCAGCGGGCCAGGGTCTTGGCGTAATCGGCCAGTTTGGGGCTCTGATCGGAAAAATCGACTGCGCACAGAATCTTCTTGAACTCGGCCATGGCCGCCTCCAATGATTTCACGTTGTCCGGGAAGCCAATGTAGCCAACGGGGGCAAGAATAGACAAGGGGTTTCCTGTGTACTAGAAAAAGGAAAGAATCCCGAGCGGGGTCAACGCCGTGAACGGCCTCTGCCTGGAGGCCCGGAAAAAACTTCCCTGCCGGGATATTTACAATCTCTTTTATTTCAGCTGATTACGCTGGACGCGCTCTTGGCAGGACCTTTGCTATGAAAGGCCCGAGGAAAACGTCAGGGCGAGGAGATGCAGCCTATGAAGATCCAAACCGACCAGATCGCCTCTCTTCAGCAGACGGGCAAGGCCCAGACGGCCAAGTCCGCCTCGGCCACGAACTTCGGCGAGCTTCTGGCCAAAGAGGTCGACGGCGGCCAGCAGACGGCCAGGACCGGCTCCCTGCCTCCATTGGCGGGCGTGGGCGGGCTGGCTCAGGCCATGGCCACGCAGGCGGCGGAGCAGGTTGCCGACGTGGGAAGCGAAAGGCAGGCGGTCATGGAAAATGTGGACGGCATTCTCAACCAGTGGGAAAAATATTCCGGCCAGTTGGCCAGCGGGTCCAGCGCCCAGCTGCGCCAGGCGTACGGAACCCTTGAAAACATCCAGACCGGCGTGAAAAAGCTCAAGGACGAGCATCCCGGCCTGGACGGGCACAGCCCGCAACTGTCGTCTCTGGTCAACGAACTGGAAGTCATGACCGTGACGGAAAAGATCAAGTTCAACCGGGGCGACTACCTGTAAGCCGGGCTCGCCCCAGCCCTGACGGCTTCGCTGCGGATCAGCCGGAGGCTCCGAATTCCCCAAGCGGGAGGTAACGGGGCCCCGGCTGGCCGGCGCGGACATTCTCCGCCGGACCTTCCGGCGTCCCTTCTCCCAGAGCTCCCCCCAGATACGACCGCCACAGCACGAACCGGTCCATGACCACCTGCGGCCAGTTCGCCCCCTGCACTTCGCCAAGCGGGCGCTTCCAGTCAGCGCCAGGCCGCGAGGAGCGGATGCGGGCCAGGGTGAGGTGCGCCGCGAAGGGGCGCGCGTCCTGGCCCAGTCCGAAGGAGGCCAGGGCGTCCTTCACGGCCCAGGCCAGCTCCCGACAGGGCCTCCCGCCTTCGGCTGCGCCTACCCAGAACACGCGCGGGCACTCCGGCGAGGGAAAGAATCCTCCGCCCCCGGCCATGAAGGGAAAGGCCTCCCAGCGCACCGACGCCAGGGCGGCGCACAGGTCCGGGACGATATTGAGGGGCACGTCGCCCAGGAAGGCCAGGGTCAGGTGCCAGTTGCCGGGTTTTGTCCAGGAGCAGGTTCCGGGAACCAGGGGGGCAAGCGTGCGGATCAGTCCGGCCAGACCCTGCTGGTAGGACTCGGGCAGGGGCAGGCCCACGAACAGGCGGGCGCTTCCCGCGCCCGCGCGTCCCGCTTCTGCCGGATTGTCGTGAGCGTGTGTCATTGTTGGGACGGCTCTTGCCGCTATTCCTGCGGGATCACGCCCGTTTCTGCTTCCGGCAGAGCGCCGGAGGCGGGTTCGGTTTCCGCGTCAGCCGACAGGGGATCATCCCCGGCGCGCATGCCGTGCACCATGTTCACCAAAAGCTCCAGGGCTTCGCCCGGATCGGGGTTCTGGAAGATGTTTCGCCCCACGCACAGCCCCGCCGCGCCGCAGCGCAGGGCCTCGTCCATGGCCGAGAGGAACCGGGGGAAGTCGCCGCGTCCGGGGCCGCCCGTCACCAGCACGGGTGTGGCCGAGGCGTCCACTGCCTCGGCAAAGCTTACGGGGTCGCCGCTGTAGGGCACGCCGATGAGGTCCGCGCCAAGCTCCGCGCCCAGGCGGATGCAGTGGGAGATGAGGCTCGGGTCCATCTCGTTGACGATGTGCCCGCCGCGCGGGGCGATGATGGCGAACACGGGCAACCCGGCCAGATGGGCTTCGTCGGCCATGGCCCCGAAGTCGGCCAGCATCCGCTCTTCCAGATCGTTGCCGACATTGATCTGGAGGCTGACGGCGTCCGCGCCCAGGCGCAGGGCCTCGCCCACCGAGCAGACCACGGTGCGCCCGTAGGGGGGCAGGGCGTGCTTGGTGCCGCCGGAGAGCTGAACGATCACGTTGACCGAAAGGGGCAGGTCGGCCCCGTGCACCCGGGCCGGACCTTTGTTCAGCACCACGCCCTGCACGTTTCTTCCGTCCAGCATGCCAAGCAGCACGGAGATGGCCTCCAGGCCCGGCAGCATGCCTTCGCCAACGCCGTGATCCAGGGGAAGGATGACGGCCCTGCCGCTTGACGGATCGAAGAGGCGGCCCAATCTGCGATAGATTCCGGTCATGTCCATACCTCTGCGCGTCTGGTGGAAATTGTAGATCCTGTCCGGCGCGGGCGCGCTCTTGGCGGCCTGGCGGAGTCTGGTTCGCGGCATCACGTTTCTGATCATGTCCTCACCTGTCGGACCAGAGGGCGCGTCCGCCCTTCACGGTCACAAAGCCCAGGGGCAGCCCCCGGAAGTATAGCCCCATGCGCCCGGCCGCGACCGTCGTCTGGATGCTGCGGCCCTCCAGCAGGGCCGCGAGCGGCTCGGGGCCGTCCACGTTCAGTTCAGGCCCCCGGCCTTGCGGGGGCAGAAGAAGCCTGGCCCTGGCCCAGGGCCGGAAGATCCCGCCCTTGAGCGTGCCCAGGCGCTGACCCTTGCGGCGCACCGGCAAGAGCCCCTGGCCACGTGCAGGGATGAAACAAAGGTCTTCCTTGAAAGTCTCGAAATATCCCGGCGGGAGATTCTCCCAGGCCAGGGACGGATCGTTCAGGGCCTTGTCCGGCACGGCGGGCTTGGCGTCGGTCTGCGACGCCGAGGCCTTGCCGCGTTTCTTCCTGGCCGGGCTGGGGGCGCGGTCCTGCGCCTCGTCATCAGGGAGCTCTTCGCCGGGCGCGCCGGGTTTGGCCAGCAGCGCCAGATAGAAGCCCTGAGCCTGCGACTCCTCGCCGTCCACGCGCAGCGTTCCGGCGGCTTCGGGCAGGTGCGGCTCGTGAAAGCTGAAGCCTGCGAACGGCGCGAGCGCGACAACCGAGAGCCCCAGTTCGGACACGGCCCAGGCGGCCTGTTCCTCGTTCTCGGCCCGGTTGGTGGTGCAGGTGGAGTACAGGAGCCTGCCGCCCGGAGCCAGCAGCGAGGCGGCCTTGGCAAGCAGCTCGCGTTGCAGGGCGATGAGCGGGTCCACCTTGTCGGGCTTCCACAGGGTGAGCACCTGGGGGTTCTTTTCGGCTGTGCCCCATCCACTGCACGGCGGATCAAGCAAAATATGGCCAAATCCTGCCTCGGGCAAGGGCAGGTCCTGGCCCTTCATCCCGGTGGACACGGCCTGGGGCAGGTTCATGCGGGCCAGGTTCTGTCGAAGCGTGGCCAGCCTGTCCGCGCCGGGTTCGTTGCCCAGCACGTAGCCCTCGCGGCCGACCAGCTGGGCCAGGAAGGAGGTCTTCCCGCCGGGGCTCGCGCACATGTCCAGCACGGCGTCGCCTGCCCCCGGAGCCAGGGCCAGCGGGGGCAGCATGGAGGAGCGGTCCTGGATGAAGAGGAGCCCGAAGCGCGCGGCCAGAGAGGCCCCCAGCGCGAAGGGTTCTTCGAGAATCCTGCGGCACCAGGGGCTGAATGGTTCCGGTTCGAAGGAAAAACCCTGGGACTGGAGCAGGGCTTCCACCAGGGAAACTTCGCCAGGAGAACAGACAATGCGAAAAGAACGTGCCACAAGCCCAGGATGGCTTAAGCACGGCCCGTTGGCAAGGGGGGCGTAACCGATCCGCCCCCTGGCGCGTCGTAAGTGGGAGGCCCGCAGCGCGCCGCGGCAGGCGCAGCGGCTGGCCGTTCGGGCTTCCGGACGGCGCAGATCGGCGTCGGCGCTGATGAATTTTTGTTCATGCCCGCACGGTCCGCCCAAGACCTCGGCCTGTCTCGGAAAACCCAAGCACATTTCTTTTGCCTCGCATGTGCGATAATGCTAAATGCTGGCCCGCCCGGCAGTGTCCGGGAAGGCTTCCCAAGCCAATGGAGGTTCCTGCATGATCCGCGTCCGCGTGGTGTTTCTGGCCGCACTGGCCCTTATAGTGTCCGCTTCGGCCGCCGTCGCCCAGGTGAAAACCTTTGCGGTGCTGCCCTTCGCCGTCAACGGCCCCGAGAAATTCGCCTATCTTTCCCAGGGCGTGCAGGACATGCTCGTCTCCCGCCTGACCTGGCAGGGCAAGTTCCAGCCTCTGGACAAGTCCGTCATCGACCAGAAGGCCAAGACCGCGCCCCGCTCCGACTCCGACGCCAAGGCCGCCATGGCCGCCCTCAAGACCGATTTCGTGGTCTTCGGCTCCATGACCATCGCGGGCGACGACGCGAGCCTGGACGTCAAGGTCATGGATTCCAAGGGCCAGGTGACCCCCAAGACCGCCCAGACCAAGCTCAATACGCTCATCCCCGCCATGGAGGGCGTGGCCAAGGACATCAACACCCAGGTGTTCAAGCGTCCCGACGCCCCGCGCGACCCCAAGACCGGGCAGCCCGTGGAGCAGGTCAACCAGATGAACCCGGCTTTCGTGGTCAACCAGACCGGCGAAAACCAGCAGGTCTACCTGAACCCCAACTTCCGCTACGCAGGCAACACCGAGACCCCCGGCTCCTGGCGCAGCCAGACCCTGCCCTTCGCCGCCAACGGCATCGCCCTTGGCGACCTGGACGGAGACGGCAAGAACGAGGTGGTGCTCTTCACCAACTCCGACATCTACGTCATGCGCTGGCAGGACCGCCAGTTGGCCCAGGTGGCCAAGATCAGCGGCTCCACCCGCGTCGTGCAGGTGCGCGCCAGCATCGTGAACCTGGGTGGCGACAAGTCCGCCAGGCTGGTGGTTTCCGGCCACTTCGACCGGCTGCCCCAGGCCATGATCTACCGCCTGGAAGGCAACAAGCTGGTGGCCGAGACCGAGCGCCTTCCCTGGTACCTGTCCGCCGTGAGGCTGCCCCCCCGCTACCAGCTGCAGCTGGTCGGCTCCAAGGGCGAGCAGAAGAACCTGTTCGCTGGCGGCGTCTACGAGATGACCTACTCCGGCGGCAAGCTGACCCCCGGCGCGCGCCTGAACCTGCCCCTGAAGGCCAACCCCTTCAACTTCGCCTATCTGCCCGAAGAGGCCGGATACAAGCTGGTGCTGGTGGACGACAACGACCACCTGGAGGTCATCTCCGGGCGCAACGACACCATCGCCAAGACCGAGGAGCTCTACGCCGGTTCGGGCCTGGGCATCGAGCATGACTCCCTCATGGCGCCCGGCGCGGCCACCAACCAGAACTACCTCTGGTCCTACTACTACGTGCCGCTGCCGCTGGTGCCCGTCACCCTGGGCAAGACCCCGGAACTCATCGTCAGCCGCAACATCTCCGTGGCCGCCCAGTTCTTCGAGAACTTCCGCTCCTTCTCCCAGGGCGAGATCCACGCCCTGGCCTGGGACGGCGTGGGCCTCAACCTGAAGTGGAAGACCCGCCGCATCAAGGGCACCATCATGGGCTACGACGTCTCCGACATCGAGAACGACGGCACCAAGGATCTGGTCGTGTGCCTCAACACCTACCCCGGAGCCGCAGGCCTCAAGAACCGCCGCACCATCGTGACGGCCTATCCCCTGGACGTCAGCTCCGCTCAGCAGGGCGGCACCTTCGGCAATATGGAGGAGGTGGGCAACTAGCCCGCCACGCATAGAGAGTGTTCGCGCTTTATCTGGCCCAAGCCGTCAACTCAGGGTTGGCGCTGGGGGCTGTCTACGGGTTGATGGCCCTGGGATTCTCCCTGGTCTACAACTCAAGCAGGCTCATCAACTTCGCCCAGGGGGAACTGCTCCTCCTGGGCGGACTTGTGCTGTACAGCCTCTCCCAAGCCCTGGAACTCGGACCCGTGACGGCTCTTCTGGCCACCGGGGTCTTCGGCTTCGTCCTGGGGCATGCGCTCTATGCCTCCACCCTGGGGGTGATGCTTGGCGCGCAGCCGCTCAGGCAGCTCATGCTCACCGTGGCCGCCAGCCTCGTCTGGCAGGGGGCGGCCATCCTCGTATGGGGCAAGAATCCCCTGAAGCTCGAACAGTTCGTGGTCTTTCCTCCCTTTCGTGCAGGGCCCCTTTTCCTGGGGGGCAACACCGTCACCGCCCTGGTGCTCTCCGTGGCCAGCGTGGCCGTGCTTTCGGCCTTCCTGACGCTCACGCGCACGGGCCGGGCCATCCGCGCCGTGTCCATGAACGCCCTCGCGGCTCGCCTTCAGGGCGTGAACCCCGTGCGGGTGCAGGCTTT
Proteins encoded in this window:
- the thpR gene encoding RNA 2',3'-cyclic phosphodiesterase → MTHAHDNPAEAGRAGAGSARLFVGLPLPESYQQGLAGLIRTLAPLVPGTCSWTKPGNWHLTLAFLGDVPLNIVPDLCAALASVRWEAFPFMAGGGGFFPSPECPRVFWVGAAEGGRPCRELAWAVKDALASFGLGQDARPFAAHLTLARIRSSRPGADWKRPLGEVQGANWPQVVMDRFVLWRSYLGGALGEGTPEGPAENVRAGQPGPRYLPLGEFGASG
- the cmk gene encoding (d)CMP kinase, translated to MHDHFIVTLDGPAGVGKTSLARKVAQALGIAYLDTGAMFRVTALKLGEGAWDVPGPQLARKLAAMTFGLEGVGEDSVLFCDGMPVGDEVRTEQVGMWASRVASRSEIREYQKAAQRAISVRTSLVAEGRDMGSVVFPKARHKFFLDADPRVRAQRRADQLRAMGQSADLDTIEQSIRQRDDLDRNRAIAPLAPAPDAIIIDTSKLNLEQVFTRIMDEIRRKPHVL
- a CDS encoding branched-chain amino acid ABC transporter permease codes for the protein MFALYLAQAVNSGLALGAVYGLMALGFSLVYNSSRLINFAQGELLLLGGLVLYSLSQALELGPVTALLATGVFGFVLGHALYASTLGVMLGAQPLRQLMLTVAASLVWQGAAILVWGKNPLKLEQFVVFPPFRAGPLFLGGNTVTALVLSVASVAVLSAFLTLTRTGRAIRAVSMNALAARLQGVNPVRVQALSFALSGMLAALAAMAIGPQTMLRYDMGFGLGLKGFVAATLGGYSSLSRVFAGGLFLGVVEACLTLAFSADLKETLTYTILVALMMLAPLPQNLKQKV
- a CDS encoding alpha/beta fold hydrolase — protein: MDYSRVTLDDGVSLSVYESGKRGIPLLFIHGCSCDHTFLAPQIEHFEEQRRVFALDLRGHGASDKPEGDYTFARLADDLAEVAQKRDWPPVVAVGHSMGGMVALELAMRHPGLVAAVACLDSTVLTPPGRPTRMHSLLEGLRSSAWEGYFRRYFESSFEPEDDPERKQAILVRMLATPQHVVVSIFEQWRLADGAAAARACRVPFLYVASSRPRMDVAQLRELCPQLVAAQVAGSGHFLTLEVPDQVNAMLERFLGISGL
- a CDS encoding universal stress protein, which codes for MAEFKKILCAVDFSDQSPKLADYAKTLARCTGAKLLCVYVAPSLSQYVGFHVPPSSIESFVGEIVAGADTSMQTYLETHFAGADAEGKVLVGYPAEEILNMAEDENADLIIMGTHGRTGIDRILFGSVAEKVVKSSTCPVLTIRPEPSSDDKD
- the hisC gene encoding histidinol-phosphate transaminase, whose product is MTPPKTPKDTLRPEILEFTPYSPGLSIDEIKERFKLPGVIKLASNENPLGASPLVQRVLARRAETAFRYPQSGNPKLVAAIAAHHGVPASCVVPGNGSDEIIDLLLRVKARPGLDNVVAFDPCFSIYRLQAKLCGVELRQTRLGPDFSFPFQALLDLCDDNTALVFVTNPDNPSGHAVRAAELTYLAKALPPRALLVVDEAYVEFAQPEEEYSVMSRLGSLPNVVVLRTFSKLYGLAGLRLGFGVMPEWLADLLLRVRLPFSVNLLAEAAGIAALEDLHFRQATLETVRVGRDWLTSELTRLGCVVAPSQANFLLFTPPAPAKAVFEALLSKGVIIRPLASYGLPDSLRVSIGSEPENKAFIKAFEEALAPGEAGASGA
- a CDS encoding NOL1/NOP2/SUN domain family protein codes for the protein MEALLQSQGFSFEPEPFSPWCRRILEEPFALGASLAARFGLLFIQDRSSMLPPLALAPGAGDAVLDMCASPGGKTSFLAQLVGREGYVLGNEPGADRLATLRQNLARMNLPQAVSTGMKGQDLPLPEAGFGHILLDPPCSGWGTAEKNPQVLTLWKPDKVDPLIALQRELLAKAASLLAPGGRLLYSTCTTNRAENEEQAAWAVSELGLSVVALAPFAGFSFHEPHLPEAAGTLRVDGEESQAQGFYLALLAKPGAPGEELPDDEAQDRAPSPARKKRGKASASQTDAKPAVPDKALNDPSLAWENLPPGYFETFKEDLCFIPARGQGLLPVRRKGQRLGTLKGGIFRPWARARLLLPPQGRGPELNVDGPEPLAALLEGRSIQTTVAAGRMGLYFRGLPLGFVTVKGGRALWSDR
- a CDS encoding class I fructose-bisphosphate aldolase; translation: MIRNVMPRTRLRQAAKSAPAPDRIYNFHQTRRGMDMTGIYRRLGRLFDPSSGRAVILPLDHGVGEGMLPGLEAISVLLGMLDGRNVQGVVLNKGPARVHGADLPLSVNVIVQLSGGTKHALPPYGRTVVCSVGEALRLGADAVSLQINVGNDLEERMLADFGAMADEAHLAGLPVFAIIAPRGGHIVNEMDPSLISHCIRLGAELGADLIGVPYSGDPVSFAEAVDASATPVLVTGGPGRGDFPRFLSAMDEALRCGAAGLCVGRNIFQNPDPGEALELLVNMVHGMRAGDDPLSADAETEPASGALPEAETGVIPQE